One window from the genome of Amycolatopsis sp. NBC_01480 encodes:
- a CDS encoding allophanate hydrolase-related protein, translating into MTLIFLNGGAMRGEPLHHLLDGAPLVTATTTAPKYRFYSVGGQCPALVPVAHGGAPVSGEVYDISLDALRDRVLPAEPPELELGVIELADGSSAFAMLLRRPQTSHVQLRDITEIGDWRAYLAGREAA; encoded by the coding sequence GTGACCCTGATCTTCCTCAACGGCGGCGCCATGCGCGGCGAGCCGCTGCACCACCTGCTTGATGGCGCGCCGCTGGTCACCGCCACGACGACCGCGCCCAAGTACCGCTTCTACTCTGTCGGCGGGCAGTGCCCCGCGCTGGTCCCGGTGGCCCACGGCGGCGCGCCGGTCAGTGGCGAGGTCTACGACATTTCACTGGACGCCCTGCGCGACCGGGTGCTGCCGGCCGAGCCGCCGGAGCTGGAGCTGGGCGTGATCGAGCTGGCGGACGGCAGCTCGGCGTTCGCGATGTTGCTGCGCCGGCCGCAGACGTCGCACGTGCAGTTGCGTGACATCACGGAAATCGGTGACTGGCGGGCTTATCTGGCCGGCAGGGAGGCGGCGTGA
- a CDS encoding EfeM/EfeO family lipoprotein: MPGSVRARWVVGAVGLVVVAGIAIAVWPDGASAQDPEIAISRSSCGQGWTDPKPGAQTFNLHNTGSVTSEVDLIDPATGVVYGEVEGLGAGTTRPLPVTLGNGKYAFRCLPEDSSAIVGPVSTVSGGAERGPGVAPVTNNDLLQPLKAYQAHVTQGLVQLVGDIGPVKDAVHRGDRAGAQAAWLTAHLTYERLGAAYDAFGDSDGALNGTTAGLPGGVTDPGFTGFHRLEYGLWHGEDLGALGAVADQLDSDAHALQDSFAKSQVDGNDLGLRAHEIVENALQFELTGRTDYGSGTNLATARANLDGVQTVLDVLRPVLAPRFPQLSTVDSWMKRTETALDGARRADGSWTPVGQLSAPQRQKINGDVAELTEQLAPIAAIAEPRRVS; the protein is encoded by the coding sequence GTGCCGGGGTCTGTGCGTGCCCGCTGGGTGGTGGGGGCCGTCGGTCTGGTGGTGGTCGCGGGGATCGCCATCGCGGTCTGGCCCGACGGCGCGTCGGCGCAGGATCCGGAGATCGCCATTTCCCGCTCTTCCTGTGGTCAGGGGTGGACCGATCCCAAGCCGGGGGCCCAGACCTTCAACCTCCACAACACCGGTTCGGTGACCTCGGAGGTCGACCTGATCGACCCGGCCACCGGCGTGGTCTACGGCGAGGTGGAGGGGCTCGGCGCCGGGACCACCCGGCCGCTCCCGGTGACACTCGGTAATGGAAAGTACGCGTTCCGGTGCCTGCCGGAGGACTCGTCGGCGATCGTGGGCCCGGTGAGCACGGTCAGTGGCGGCGCCGAGCGCGGCCCGGGGGTCGCGCCGGTGACGAACAACGACCTGCTCCAGCCGCTCAAGGCGTACCAGGCACACGTGACGCAGGGGCTGGTCCAGCTCGTCGGCGACATCGGCCCGGTCAAGGACGCGGTGCACCGCGGCGATCGCGCCGGCGCCCAGGCCGCCTGGCTGACCGCGCACCTGACGTACGAACGCCTCGGTGCCGCGTACGACGCGTTCGGCGACTCCGACGGCGCGCTCAACGGCACCACCGCCGGCCTGCCCGGCGGCGTGACCGACCCGGGTTTCACCGGCTTCCACCGGCTGGAATACGGGCTGTGGCACGGCGAAGACCTCGGCGCTTTGGGCGCCGTCGCGGACCAGCTGGACAGTGACGCGCACGCCCTGCAGGATTCGTTCGCCAAGAGCCAGGTGGACGGCAACGACCTCGGCCTGCGCGCGCACGAGATCGTGGAGAACGCCCTGCAGTTCGAACTCACCGGCCGCACCGATTACGGCAGCGGCACGAACCTCGCCACGGCGCGCGCCAACCTCGACGGCGTCCAGACCGTGCTCGACGTGCTGCGCCCGGTGCTCGCCCCGCGCTTCCCGCAGCTGTCCACAGTAGACAGCTGGATGAAGCGCACCGAGACCGCGCTCGACGGGGCCCGCCGCGCGGACGGCAGCTGGACGCCCGTCGGGCAGCTGAGCGCGCCGCAGCGCCAGAAGATCAACGGCGACGTTGCCGAGCTGACCGAGCAACTGGCCCCGATCGCGGCCATCGCCGAGCCGCGGAGGGTCTCTTGA
- a CDS encoding NCS2 family permease gives MTQVRIEDAVSPEKDPVRKSLLDRLFDLTARRTTVGREVRGGVTTFVAMAYIVLLNPLILGASADITGAKLSAGMVTTATALAAAVMTILMGLVGNAPLALAAGLGINGIVAFQMAPSMTWAQAFGLVVLEGVCIVLMAVSGIRERIMNAIPAPLKMAITVGIGLYIALVGLVSAGFVTRVPDVAGTTVPVRLGLDGHLNGWPIAVFCFGLLLMTVLTSRKVPGAVLISIAVSTVLAVVLHDGFGVGNWGLTTPTLPSHVVAAPNFGLLGHVDLFGGFASAGALTATIFLFTLVLSGFFDAMGTITSVSAEAGLSKDGRVPKMGRILLVDGAGAIAGGLSGSSPNTVFLESAAGVGEGARTGLASVVTGVLFAATLLFTPIAGIVPAQAAAPALVVIGGMMVAQCRNIPWNDPDYTIPVFLTVALIPFTYSITNGVGAGLIAYVLIKTCKGKWREAGWILTVLALVFTVYFGVDVVKAIL, from the coding sequence ATGACCCAGGTACGCATCGAAGACGCTGTGAGCCCGGAGAAAGACCCGGTCCGGAAGTCGCTTCTGGACCGGTTGTTCGACCTGACCGCGCGGCGCACGACCGTCGGCCGGGAAGTGCGCGGCGGCGTCACCACGTTCGTCGCGATGGCCTACATCGTGCTGCTCAACCCGCTCATCCTCGGCGCCTCCGCCGACATCACCGGCGCGAAGCTCAGCGCCGGGATGGTCACCACCGCCACCGCGCTGGCGGCCGCGGTGATGACCATCCTCATGGGACTGGTCGGCAACGCGCCCCTCGCGCTCGCCGCCGGGCTCGGCATCAACGGCATCGTGGCGTTCCAGATGGCGCCGTCGATGACCTGGGCGCAGGCCTTCGGGCTGGTGGTGCTCGAAGGCGTCTGCATCGTCCTGATGGCGGTCAGCGGGATCCGGGAACGCATCATGAACGCGATCCCGGCGCCGCTGAAGATGGCCATCACTGTCGGCATCGGGCTCTACATCGCCCTGGTCGGCCTGGTCAGCGCGGGATTCGTGACCCGGGTCCCGGACGTGGCCGGCACCACCGTCCCGGTCCGGCTCGGCCTCGACGGGCATCTCAACGGCTGGCCGATCGCGGTGTTCTGCTTCGGCCTGCTGCTGATGACCGTTCTCACCTCGCGCAAGGTGCCCGGCGCGGTGCTGATCAGCATCGCGGTGTCCACGGTGCTCGCGGTTGTGCTGCACGACGGCTTCGGCGTCGGAAACTGGGGCCTGACCACCCCGACGCTGCCCAGCCACGTCGTGGCGGCGCCGAACTTCGGGCTGCTCGGGCACGTCGACCTGTTCGGCGGCTTCGCCTCCGCGGGCGCGCTGACGGCCACGATCTTCCTGTTCACGCTGGTCCTTTCCGGCTTCTTCGACGCGATGGGCACGATCACCAGCGTTTCGGCCGAGGCCGGGCTGTCCAAGGACGGGCGCGTGCCGAAGATGGGCCGCATCCTGCTGGTCGACGGCGCGGGCGCGATCGCGGGCGGGCTGTCCGGCTCGTCGCCGAACACCGTGTTCCTGGAATCCGCGGCCGGCGTCGGGGAGGGCGCGCGGACCGGGCTGGCGAGCGTGGTCACCGGTGTGCTGTTCGCCGCGACGTTGCTGTTCACCCCGATCGCGGGCATCGTGCCGGCGCAGGCCGCCGCGCCCGCGCTGGTGGTGATCGGCGGGATGATGGTGGCGCAGTGCCGCAACATCCCCTGGAACGACCCGGATTACACGATCCCGGTGTTCCTCACCGTCGCGCTGATCCCGTTCACCTACTCGATCACCAACGGCGTCGGCGCCGGCCTGATCGCCTACGTGCTGATCAAGACCTGCAAGGGGAAATGGCGCGAGGCCGGCTGGATCCTGACCGTGCTGGCACTGGTCTTCACCGTTTACTTCGGCGTCGATGTCGTCAAGGCGATCCTCTAG
- a CDS encoding RraA family protein, which translates to MELRRRFEGLTTAHLADACVRARLQVRCAPAGTRAATPGERVAGRALPAQHVGSVDVFLEAFAGSEPGDVLVVDNQGRLDESCVGDLVAIEAATAGIGGIVIWGLHRDTADLAAIGLPVFSLGSIPTGPLSVHSRPDDALECATVGPWTITREDLVFGDEDGVLFVPASEAEEVFRLAGSIRDTEHRQAGLIRGGTTLRQQVRFDEFLRKRAENPSLTFREHLRAVGGAVEE; encoded by the coding sequence ATGGAGCTGCGCCGCCGTTTCGAAGGGCTCACCACCGCGCACCTCGCCGACGCCTGCGTCCGGGCGCGGTTGCAGGTCCGCTGCGCGCCGGCCGGGACGCGGGCGGCGACGCCGGGCGAACGGGTGGCTGGGCGGGCGCTGCCGGCGCAACACGTCGGAAGTGTCGACGTTTTCCTCGAGGCGTTCGCCGGCAGCGAGCCGGGTGACGTGCTCGTGGTGGACAACCAGGGCCGTCTCGACGAAAGCTGCGTCGGCGACCTCGTCGCGATCGAGGCGGCGACCGCGGGTATCGGCGGCATCGTGATCTGGGGGCTTCACCGCGACACCGCCGACCTCGCCGCGATCGGGCTGCCCGTGTTCAGCCTCGGCTCGATCCCGACCGGGCCGTTGAGCGTCCACTCACGACCGGACGACGCGCTCGAATGCGCCACCGTCGGCCCGTGGACGATCACCCGCGAAGACCTCGTGTTCGGCGACGAGGACGGCGTGCTCTTCGTGCCCGCGAGCGAGGCCGAGGAGGTTTTCCGCCTGGCCGGGTCCATTCGCGACACCGAGCACCGCCAGGCCGGGCTCATCCGCGGCGGCACCACGCTCCGGCAGCAGGTGCGGTTCGACGAATTCCTCCGCAAACGCGCGGAAAACCCCTCGCTCACGTTCCGCGAGCACCTGCGCGCAGTCGGTGGCGCCGTTGAAGAGTGA
- a CDS encoding glycerate kinase, with protein sequence MTVLVAPDKFKGSLTAAEVASLVAEGFAAVSPEPVRMLPVADGGDGTVAAAVAAGFRRVPARVHGPTGRRVTAYFALQDDVAVVELAEASGLHRLPGGVPQPLTASSIGTGELIAAAVAAGASRVVLGVGGSACTDGGAGMLTALGARLLDASGAVLPPGGAALASLSSVDLSDVAPVEISLASDVDNPLLGPSGAAAVYGPQKGASIEDVLTLERGLRRWSEVIGPEFAAEPGAGAAGGVGFAALAVLGARMRPGSALMLELLGFSDAVQDARLVVTGEGSLDEQSLRGKAPIGVQRAAAAAGVPVVAVAGRCLLSPEDWRSAGFEAVYALTDLEPDPARCVADARSLLRRRAEQLARECLTLSG encoded by the coding sequence GTGACGGTGCTGGTGGCCCCGGACAAGTTCAAGGGCTCGCTGACCGCGGCGGAAGTCGCGTCGCTGGTGGCCGAGGGGTTCGCGGCGGTTTCGCCGGAACCGGTGCGGATGCTGCCGGTGGCGGACGGCGGCGACGGAACGGTCGCGGCCGCCGTCGCCGCGGGATTCCGCCGGGTGCCGGCGCGGGTTCACGGCCCGACCGGGCGTCGCGTAACCGCGTACTTCGCGCTTCAAGACGACGTCGCCGTGGTGGAGCTGGCCGAGGCTTCCGGCCTCCACCGGCTGCCCGGCGGCGTGCCCCAACCCTTGACGGCGTCCAGCATCGGCACGGGTGAGCTGATCGCCGCGGCGGTGGCGGCAGGTGCCTCGCGGGTGGTGCTCGGGGTCGGCGGCAGCGCTTGCACCGACGGCGGAGCCGGGATGCTGACGGCGCTGGGAGCGCGTCTGCTGGACGCTTCCGGCGCCGTTCTCCCGCCCGGCGGGGCTGCGTTGGCCTCGCTGTCCAGTGTGGATCTGTCTGACGTGGCTCCGGTGGAGATCTCGCTGGCGTCCGATGTGGACAATCCGTTGCTGGGGCCTTCCGGCGCGGCGGCGGTGTACGGGCCGCAAAAGGGTGCGTCGATCGAGGATGTCCTGACGCTGGAACGCGGTCTGCGACGGTGGTCCGAGGTGATCGGCCCGGAGTTCGCCGCGGAGCCGGGCGCGGGCGCGGCGGGTGGCGTGGGCTTCGCGGCGCTGGCGGTGCTGGGCGCCCGGATGCGGCCGGGCAGCGCTCTGATGCTGGAACTGCTGGGCTTCTCCGATGCCGTCCAGGACGCGCGGCTCGTGGTCACCGGCGAGGGCTCGCTCGACGAACAGTCGTTGCGGGGCAAGGCTCCGATCGGGGTCCAGCGCGCGGCGGCCGCGGCCGGTGTACCGGTCGTCGCGGTCGCGGGCCGTTGCCTGCTCTCGCCGGAGGACTGGCGATCGGCGGGTTTCGAGGCGGTTTACGCCCTCACCGATCTGGAGCCCGACCCGGCCCGCTGCGTCGCGGACGCCCGCTCTTTGCTGCGGCGCCGGGCGGAACAGCTGGCGCGTGAGTGCCTGACGCTGTCGGGCTGA
- the pucD gene encoding xanthine dehydrogenase subunit D — MTRSAPARSPQDLAETVSGGIGASPLRPDGTLKVRGEFAYSSDLWHEDMLWGATLRSPHPHARIVRLDVSRALAQPGVHAVLTHEDVPGENIYGLKYQDTPALAEDRVRFQGEPVAILAADHPEIARQALKEIEVEYEVLEPITDPERAAHDSTLPKLHPDGNLVRYQRILKGDPDAAAEVVVSGVYEIGMQDQAFLGPESGLAVPDDDGGVDLYLATQWLHVDQRQTAKALGLPPEKVRLTLSGVGGAFGGREDLSMQIHSCLLALRTGRPVKMVYNREESFFGHVHRHPAKMYYEHGATKDGDLVYVRARMYFDGGAYASKTPVVVGNGTTLSVGPYNVPNAKIEGWGVYSNNPTCGAMRGLGAVQPTYAYESQMDKLAAALGMDPADLRIRNAMSEGSTNVTGQVVDFPAPVGELVQRLKDMPLPPERTGAVDIRDLPGGASNVTHGEGVVRGIGYGVTIKNISYAEGLDDYSTARVRLQVIGGEPVAMVHTAAAEVGQGLVTLQQQIARTELGVPRVTVHPADTSVGDAGSSSASRQTYITGGAVRNACRAVADAVYALAERRLARSAAGMSLAGGKVVAADGEVLTGLAELLGEEIVEETREYHHRKTYPLDPETGQGDAHVQYGFSAHRAVVDVDVELGLVKVVQLDCAQDVGKALNPDAVLGQIQGGSAQGLGLAVMEEIQVVDGKVRNPSFTDYLIPTVLDMPPMRIDVLERPDPHSPYGVRGVGEPPTISATPAIANAIRAATGLELPRVPIRPEHITGT, encoded by the coding sequence ATGACCAGGTCAGCCCCGGCCCGGTCCCCGCAGGATCTGGCCGAAACCGTCAGCGGCGGCATCGGCGCGAGCCCGTTGCGCCCCGACGGCACGCTCAAGGTGCGCGGCGAATTCGCGTACTCCTCCGATCTGTGGCACGAGGACATGCTGTGGGGCGCGACTTTGCGCAGCCCGCATCCACACGCTCGCATCGTGCGCCTCGACGTTTCCCGCGCGCTGGCCCAGCCCGGGGTGCACGCGGTCCTGACCCACGAGGACGTGCCGGGCGAGAACATCTACGGCCTCAAGTACCAGGACACTCCCGCGCTGGCCGAGGACCGCGTGCGGTTCCAGGGTGAGCCGGTGGCGATCCTCGCCGCCGACCACCCCGAGATCGCGCGGCAGGCGCTCAAGGAGATCGAGGTCGAGTACGAGGTACTGGAGCCGATCACCGACCCCGAGCGCGCCGCGCACGACAGCACCCTGCCGAAGCTGCACCCGGACGGGAACCTGGTGCGCTACCAGCGGATCCTCAAGGGCGACCCGGACGCGGCCGCCGAGGTGGTGGTTTCCGGCGTTTACGAGATCGGCATGCAGGACCAGGCGTTCCTCGGCCCGGAGTCAGGGCTGGCCGTGCCGGACGACGACGGCGGGGTCGACCTCTACCTCGCCACCCAGTGGCTGCACGTCGACCAGCGGCAAACGGCCAAGGCGCTCGGCCTGCCGCCGGAGAAGGTGCGGCTCACGCTGTCCGGCGTCGGCGGCGCGTTCGGCGGGCGTGAAGACCTTTCCATGCAGATCCACTCGTGCCTGCTGGCGCTTCGCACCGGCCGTCCGGTGAAGATGGTCTACAACCGCGAAGAGTCCTTCTTCGGTCACGTGCACCGTCACCCGGCGAAGATGTACTACGAGCACGGTGCGACGAAGGACGGCGACCTCGTGTACGTCCGTGCGCGGATGTACTTCGATGGAGGCGCGTACGCGTCCAAGACCCCGGTGGTGGTCGGCAACGGCACGACGCTCAGCGTCGGCCCGTACAACGTGCCGAACGCGAAGATCGAAGGCTGGGGCGTGTACAGCAACAACCCGACGTGCGGCGCGATGCGCGGCCTCGGCGCGGTGCAGCCGACGTACGCGTACGAGTCCCAAATGGACAAACTCGCCGCCGCGCTCGGGATGGACCCCGCGGACCTGCGGATACGCAACGCGATGAGCGAGGGCTCCACCAACGTCACCGGCCAGGTCGTGGACTTCCCGGCGCCGGTCGGCGAGCTGGTCCAGCGGCTGAAGGACATGCCGCTGCCGCCGGAACGCACTGGTGCCGTGGACATCCGCGACCTGCCTGGCGGCGCGTCGAACGTGACGCACGGCGAAGGAGTGGTCCGGGGCATCGGCTACGGCGTGACCATCAAGAACATCTCGTACGCCGAGGGCCTCGACGACTACTCGACGGCTCGCGTGCGGCTGCAGGTCATCGGCGGCGAGCCGGTGGCGATGGTCCACACCGCCGCGGCCGAGGTGGGACAGGGCCTCGTCACGCTGCAACAGCAGATCGCGCGGACGGAGCTGGGCGTGCCGCGGGTGACCGTGCACCCGGCCGACACGAGCGTCGGCGACGCGGGTTCCAGCTCGGCTTCTCGCCAGACGTACATCACCGGCGGCGCGGTGCGCAACGCTTGCCGTGCCGTGGCCGATGCGGTGTACGCGCTGGCTGAGCGTCGGCTCGCCCGCTCGGCTGCCGGGATGTCGCTGGCCGGCGGCAAGGTCGTCGCCGCTGACGGCGAGGTGCTCACCGGGCTGGCCGAGCTGCTGGGCGAGGAAATCGTCGAGGAGACCCGCGAGTACCACCACCGCAAGACCTACCCGTTGGACCCGGAGACCGGCCAGGGCGACGCCCACGTGCAGTACGGCTTCTCCGCCCACCGCGCGGTGGTGGACGTCGACGTGGAGCTGGGCCTGGTCAAGGTCGTGCAGCTGGACTGCGCGCAGGACGTCGGCAAGGCGCTGAACCCCGACGCCGTGCTCGGCCAGATCCAGGGCGGTTCCGCACAGGGCCTCGGTTTGGCCGTGATGGAGGAGATCCAGGTCGTCGACGGCAAGGTGCGCAACCCGTCCTTCACCGACTACCTGATCCCGACCGTGCTCGACATGCCGCCGATGCGCATCGATGTGCTGGAACGGCCCGACCCGCATTCCCCGTACGGCGTGCGCGGCGTCGGGGAGCCGCCCACGATCTCCGCGACGCCGGCCATCGCCAACGCCATCCGCGCGGCCACCGGGCTCGAGCTGCCCCGTGTCCCGATCCGCCCCGAGCACATCACCGGTACCTGA
- a CDS encoding nucleoside deaminase translates to MTVSAAADLEHGWLAESVRIATRNVADGGGPFGALVAKDGEIISTGVNRVTPSLDPTAHAEVVAIRAACQALGDFKLTGCVLVSSCEPCPMCLASALWARVDRVLYAADRHDAAKAGFDDRAFYELFENRREDWEVPVSRLSLKDGFAPFDAWLDRPDRVDY, encoded by the coding sequence ATGACCGTTTCCGCCGCCGCCGACCTGGAACACGGCTGGCTCGCCGAAAGCGTCCGCATCGCCACCCGCAACGTCGCCGACGGCGGCGGCCCGTTCGGCGCGCTGGTCGCCAAGGACGGCGAGATCATCTCCACCGGCGTCAACCGCGTCACGCCCTCGCTCGACCCGACGGCGCACGCCGAGGTCGTCGCGATCCGCGCGGCCTGCCAGGCGCTGGGCGACTTCAAGCTGACGGGCTGCGTGCTCGTCTCCTCGTGCGAGCCGTGCCCGATGTGCCTGGCGTCCGCACTGTGGGCGCGGGTGGACCGCGTGCTCTACGCGGCCGACCGCCACGACGCCGCCAAGGCCGGGTTCGACGACCGCGCCTTCTACGAACTGTTCGAAAACCGCCGCGAAGACTGGGAAGTACCCGTGTCCCGGCTGTCCTTGAAGGACGGCTTCGCACCCTTCGACGCCTGGCTGGACCGGCCGGACCGCGTCGACTACTAG
- a CDS encoding Dyp-type peroxidase, with protein MTESSRRSFLRRTVVGAGLTAVAGVGVGASAATAAGSQDNGAVPFHGARQAAILRQPPAQSVVASFDVIAENRAELTQLLQEITDRSRFLTTGGAPAALGITAPPADSGVLGPVVPPGNLGVVLGAGSSLFDGRYGLADRKPAKLKPMTMFPNDALDAAQCHGDLSLTLSADSADTVLHALRDITRATRGGMQLRWKINGFSSQPRPSGTPRNLMGFKDGIANPAESEMDHLVWVSGGGEPAWTAGGSYQVVRLIRMLVEFWDRVSLTEQENMFGRRRDTGAPLDGANEQDVPRYADDPVGTVIPLTSHIRKANPRTAETDNSRILRRAVNYDRGVDSNGNLDMGLVFLCYQQDLERQFEAVQKRLADEPLVDYISPFGGGYFFALPGVTGPDDHFGRALLA; from the coding sequence ATGACCGAATCTTCGCGCCGCAGTTTCCTGCGCCGCACTGTCGTCGGAGCCGGGCTGACGGCGGTCGCCGGAGTCGGAGTCGGCGCTTCCGCAGCAACCGCGGCTGGCAGCCAGGACAATGGAGCGGTCCCGTTCCACGGTGCGCGCCAGGCCGCGATCCTGCGGCAGCCGCCCGCGCAGAGCGTGGTCGCGTCGTTCGACGTGATCGCGGAAAACCGCGCGGAGCTGACCCAGCTGCTCCAGGAGATCACCGATCGCTCGCGGTTCCTGACCACGGGCGGGGCGCCGGCCGCGCTCGGCATCACCGCGCCGCCGGCCGATTCCGGCGTGCTCGGTCCCGTGGTGCCGCCGGGCAATCTCGGCGTGGTGCTCGGCGCCGGCTCCTCGCTGTTCGACGGGCGGTACGGGCTGGCCGACCGCAAGCCGGCGAAGCTCAAGCCGATGACGATGTTCCCGAACGACGCGCTCGACGCGGCGCAGTGCCACGGCGACCTGTCGCTCACCCTCTCCGCCGATTCGGCCGACACCGTGCTGCACGCGCTGCGCGACATCACCCGCGCGACCCGCGGCGGCATGCAGCTGCGCTGGAAGATCAACGGGTTCAGCTCGCAGCCGCGCCCGTCCGGCACCCCGCGCAACCTGATGGGCTTCAAGGACGGCATCGCCAACCCGGCCGAGTCCGAAATGGACCACCTGGTGTGGGTGTCCGGGGGCGGCGAGCCCGCGTGGACCGCCGGCGGCAGCTACCAGGTGGTGCGGCTGATCCGGATGCTCGTGGAGTTCTGGGACCGCGTCTCGCTCACCGAGCAGGAGAACATGTTCGGCCGGCGTCGTGACACCGGCGCCCCGCTCGACGGCGCGAACGAGCAGGACGTGCCGCGCTACGCCGACGACCCGGTGGGCACGGTGATCCCGCTGACCAGCCACATCCGCAAGGCGAACCCGCGCACGGCGGAGACCGACAACAGCCGGATCCTGCGCCGCGCGGTCAACTACGACCGCGGCGTGGACTCCAACGGCAACCTGGACATGGGCCTGGTTTTCCTCTGCTACCAGCAGGACCTCGAGCGGCAGTTCGAGGCGGTCCAGAAGCGGCTCGCCGACGAGCCGCTGGTCGACTACATCTCCCCGTTCGGCGGCGGCTACTTCTTCGCGCTGCCCGGGGTCACCGGTCCCGACGACCACTTCGGCCGGGCGTTGCTCGCCTGA
- a CDS encoding VOC family protein, protein MTTPPGYHTVTPRMVVADAAAAVDFLVSVFAATAPAPAGGPVQVRLGDSLVLVSSAESRELFPAFLYVYVADVEGTYARALAAGATSVEAPWDTPYGDFRAMVRDPSGNLFQLAAQKDTGREGSR, encoded by the coding sequence ATGACCACGCCACCCGGCTATCACACCGTCACTCCGCGAATGGTGGTCGCCGACGCGGCGGCCGCGGTCGACTTCCTCGTCTCGGTCTTCGCCGCGACGGCCCCGGCGCCGGCCGGCGGCCCGGTCCAGGTCCGGCTCGGTGATTCGCTGGTACTGGTCTCTTCGGCGGAATCCCGGGAATTGTTCCCCGCCTTCCTCTACGTCTACGTCGCCGACGTCGAGGGCACCTACGCCCGCGCACTGGCCGCGGGCGCGACTTCGGTGGAGGCACCGTGGGATACGCCGTACGGCGATTTCCGCGCGATGGTGCGGGATCCGTCCGGGAACCTGTTCCAGCTGGCCGCGCAGAAGGACACCGGACGAGAGGGCTCGCGCTGA
- a CDS encoding (2Fe-2S)-binding protein, which produces MRVNVVVNGEKRQADNVWEGESLLYVLRERLGLAGSKNACEQGECGSCTVYLDGVPVCSCLVAAGQAEGREVRTVEGLADGDKLDPIQESFVECGAVQCGFCTPGLLVTAHDLVARTTDPSDAEIREALAGNLCRCTGYEKILDAVRLAAARKENA; this is translated from the coding sequence ATGCGCGTGAACGTGGTGGTGAACGGCGAAAAGCGCCAGGCGGACAACGTCTGGGAAGGCGAGAGCCTGCTGTACGTGCTGCGCGAGCGGCTGGGGCTGGCGGGCTCGAAGAACGCTTGTGAACAAGGCGAATGCGGTTCCTGCACGGTGTACCTCGACGGTGTCCCGGTGTGCTCGTGCCTGGTCGCGGCCGGTCAGGCGGAGGGCCGCGAGGTGCGGACCGTCGAAGGCCTCGCCGACGGCGACAAGCTGGACCCGATTCAGGAGTCCTTTGTGGAGTGTGGCGCCGTGCAGTGCGGCTTCTGCACCCCCGGCCTGCTGGTGACGGCGCACGACCTCGTCGCGCGCACCACCGACCCGAGCGACGCCGAGATCCGCGAAGCGCTGGCGGGCAACCTGTGCCGCTGCACCGGGTACGAGAAGATCTTGGACGCGGTGCGTTTGGCCGCGGCGCGAAAGGAAAACGCATGA
- a CDS encoding SDR family oxidoreductase, translated as MKSERPLALATGVGRRAGLGAAIVARLAATGWDVACTHWLPYDDRMPWGHDAGRGEIAAALDLEADLEDPATPSTLFDRVTAELGDVQALVLAHCESVDSGLLDTTTDSFDRHFAVNTRASWLLIREFAQRYRGPHGDGRIVALTSDHVVGNVPYGASKAALDRIVLAAASELGPLGITANAVNPGPTDTGWLTDELATTVVTRTPLGRLGLPRDCANLVAFLLSPDGGWITGQLLTSNGGFS; from the coding sequence TTGAAGAGTGAGCGCCCGCTCGCGCTGGCGACCGGTGTGGGCCGCCGGGCCGGCCTCGGCGCCGCGATCGTCGCCCGGCTGGCCGCGACCGGCTGGGACGTCGCGTGCACCCACTGGTTGCCCTACGACGACCGGATGCCCTGGGGCCACGACGCGGGCCGCGGTGAGATCGCGGCTGCCCTCGATCTGGAGGCCGACCTCGAAGACCCGGCCACTCCGTCGACACTCTTCGACCGCGTCACGGCCGAGCTGGGCGACGTCCAGGCACTGGTGCTGGCGCATTGCGAGTCCGTGGACTCCGGGCTGCTGGATACCACAACCGACAGCTTCGACCGGCACTTCGCTGTGAACACCCGCGCGAGCTGGCTGCTGATCCGCGAGTTCGCCCAGCGCTACCGCGGTCCCCATGGCGACGGCCGGATCGTCGCGCTGACCAGCGACCACGTCGTGGGCAACGTGCCCTACGGCGCGAGCAAGGCCGCGCTGGACCGGATCGTGCTCGCCGCGGCGAGCGAGCTGGGACCGCTGGGGATCACGGCCAATGCCGTCAATCCCGGCCCCACCGACACCGGCTGGCTGACGGACGAGCTGGCCACCACCGTCGTCACCCGGACCCCGCTCGGCCGCCTCGGCCTGCCCCGCGACTGCGCCAACCTGGTCGCGTTCCTGCTCAGCCCGGACGGCGGCTGGATCACCGGCCAGCTCCTCACCAGCAACGGCGGTTTCTCGTGA